The Desulfosoma caldarium genome has a window encoding:
- a CDS encoding phosphoribosylanthranilate isomerase, with amino-acid sequence MDIKICGITCLDDARAASALDIQAVGLVFYPKSPRFVDDATARSIARALSSHIAAVGVFVDVPWEAVLARARSVGLHAVQLHGHESPEDVARLQDAGLRVIKALFINRAPLVEAHVRYAPSAFLVECAGAQRPGGNALAWDWRQARGAVKGAPMILAGGLSPENVEDAVRAAEPSGVDVSSGVESRPGRKDPEKMNRFVNAVRRLRPRLLQGGIFS; translated from the coding sequence ATGGACATTAAGATCTGCGGCATCACATGCCTGGACGATGCCCGCGCAGCTAGCGCCTTGGACATTCAGGCGGTGGGCCTGGTTTTTTACCCCAAAAGCCCTCGTTTTGTGGACGACGCCACGGCTCGAAGTATCGCGCGGGCACTGTCGTCCCATATCGCCGCCGTCGGGGTTTTTGTCGATGTGCCGTGGGAAGCCGTGCTGGCCAGGGCGCGTTCGGTAGGCCTTCATGCCGTGCAACTGCACGGCCATGAATCCCCCGAAGATGTGGCGCGGCTTCAAGACGCCGGCCTTCGTGTCATCAAAGCCCTGTTTATCAATCGAGCGCCGCTCGTTGAGGCTCACGTCCGTTACGCCCCTTCGGCCTTCTTGGTGGAATGCGCCGGCGCGCAGCGCCCCGGAGGCAACGCGTTGGCGTGGGACTGGCGCCAAGCACGAGGCGCCGTGAAGGGTGCGCCCATGATCCTTGCCGGAGGACTGAGCCCGGAAAACGTGGAGGACGCCGTGCGCGCCGCCGAACCTTCCGGGGTGGATGTGAGTTCCGGAGTGGAAAGTCGCCCGGGCCGCAAGGATCCGGAAAAAATGAACCGATTCGTCAACGCCGTGCGCCGCTTGAGGCCACGGCTCCTGCAAGGAGGTATCTTCTCATGA
- the trpC gene encoding indole-3-glycerol phosphate synthase TrpC codes for MSDRLAKILEVKRREVAARAAQRPLEDLRRLAEAMPKPRPFASALYAGRQNNSGPQSGSVHIIAEIKRASPSKGMLRPDLNPAVYAQAYARGGAAALSVLTDSPFFRGSLDDLKAARSAVSLPVLRKDFTVSVYQIYEARVSEADAVLLIVRAVPEGFLRDALALCDALGLSALTEVHDEAELETALRCGARLVGVNNRNLKTFETSLDTSLRLRPMIPVDCIMVAESGIRDRSDIERLVAAGIRNFLVGESLVRASNPETAVRRLIEPMVAAGDVRATNVSPPRAKSGASHHGH; via the coding sequence ATGAGCGATCGACTGGCTAAAATTTTGGAAGTTAAGCGCCGAGAGGTGGCCGCTCGCGCAGCCCAAAGGCCCCTCGAGGATCTTCGTCGCCTGGCAGAGGCCATGCCCAAACCCCGCCCGTTCGCTTCGGCCCTTTACGCAGGTCGACAGAACAATTCTGGGCCTCAAAGCGGAAGCGTGCACATCATTGCCGAAATTAAACGGGCTTCCCCGTCCAAAGGCATGCTTCGCCCTGATTTGAATCCCGCAGTGTACGCTCAAGCCTATGCCCGCGGAGGCGCCGCGGCCCTTTCGGTCTTGACCGACAGCCCTTTTTTCCGCGGATCGCTGGACGACCTCAAGGCCGCTCGCAGCGCCGTGAGCCTTCCCGTGCTTCGCAAGGACTTTACGGTGAGTGTCTACCAAATTTACGAAGCGCGAGTCAGCGAAGCCGATGCCGTGCTCTTGATCGTGCGGGCGGTGCCCGAAGGCTTTCTTCGAGACGCCTTAGCTCTGTGCGATGCCCTGGGCCTCAGCGCTCTTACGGAAGTTCACGACGAAGCGGAACTGGAGACCGCTCTTCGGTGCGGTGCCCGCCTTGTAGGGGTGAACAACAGAAACCTGAAAACCTTTGAGACCTCCCTCGACACATCCCTTCGCCTGCGCCCGATGATCCCCGTGGATTGCATCATGGTGGCCGAAAGCGGCATACGAGACCGGTCAGACATTGAACGACTTGTGGCGGCAGGGATTCGCAATTTTCTCGTGGGCGAATCCCTCGTGCGGGCCTCAAACCCAGAAACGGCTGTGCGGCGCTTGATCGAACCCATGGTGGCCGCCGGGGACGTTAGGGCGACAAATGTTTCGCCTCCAAGGGCAAAATCGGGAGCAAGCCACCATGGACATTAA
- the trpB gene encoding tryptophan synthase subunit beta, with the protein MPDARGHFGPYGGRYVAETLMPALLELEAAYNDARRDPLFHESFQRLLHDYAGRPTPLYKARRLSAHCGGALIYLKREDLAHTGAHKINNTLGQVLLAQRMGKTKVIAETGAGQHGVATATAAALFGMECRVFMGTEDVKRQAPNVRRMELLGAQVIPVASGTGTLKDAMNEAMRYWVSAVRDTFYVIGSVAGPHPYPTMVRDFQRVIGDEARRQILDREGRLPQALIACVGGGSNAMGLFYPFLQDPVAMIGVEAAGKGIETGKHAATLGAGSLGVLHGSKSYVLQDGHGQILEAHSISAGLDYPGVGPEHAWLKDSGRARYVSVTDEEALEAFRTLSVLEGIIPALESAHAVAHAMKEAAQGSPDDILIVNLSGRGDKDLGIVFKDL; encoded by the coding sequence ATGCCGGACGCTCGAGGCCATTTCGGCCCCTACGGCGGCCGCTACGTGGCGGAAACCCTCATGCCGGCGCTACTGGAACTGGAAGCGGCCTACAACGACGCGCGAAGGGACCCTCTTTTTCACGAATCCTTTCAAAGGCTGCTTCACGACTACGCAGGTCGTCCTACGCCCCTTTACAAAGCGCGGCGCCTTTCCGCCCATTGCGGCGGCGCGCTCATCTATCTCAAACGGGAAGACCTGGCCCACACCGGCGCCCACAAGATCAACAACACGCTGGGGCAAGTGTTGTTGGCGCAGCGCATGGGCAAGACCAAAGTCATCGCGGAAACGGGTGCGGGCCAGCACGGCGTAGCCACCGCTACGGCGGCTGCCCTTTTTGGTATGGAATGCCGCGTCTTCATGGGCACCGAAGACGTGAAACGCCAAGCCCCCAATGTGCGCCGCATGGAACTGTTGGGCGCTCAGGTCATTCCCGTGGCTTCAGGCACGGGGACCCTCAAGGATGCCATGAACGAAGCCATGCGCTACTGGGTGAGTGCCGTGCGCGACACCTTTTACGTCATTGGATCCGTGGCCGGACCGCATCCGTACCCGACCATGGTTCGGGATTTTCAACGCGTCATCGGCGATGAAGCCCGCCGCCAGATTTTGGATCGAGAAGGCCGCCTTCCCCAGGCGCTCATCGCCTGTGTGGGGGGCGGCAGCAATGCCATGGGCCTCTTTTATCCATTTCTTCAGGATCCCGTGGCCATGATCGGCGTGGAAGCCGCCGGCAAAGGCATCGAAACGGGAAAACATGCCGCCACTTTGGGTGCCGGATCCCTCGGCGTGCTGCACGGTTCCAAGTCCTACGTCCTTCAGGATGGTCACGGACAGATTCTTGAAGCCCATTCCATTTCGGCCGGATTGGATTACCCGGGCGTGGGTCCCGAACATGCGTGGCTCAAGGACAGCGGCCGGGCTCGCTATGTTTCCGTGACGGATGAAGAAGCCCTGGAAGCTTTTCGCACCTTGTCTGTTCTGGAAGGGATCATTCCGGCTCTGGAAAGTGCTCATGCTGTGGCGCACGCCATGAAGGAAGCGGCCCAGGGATCGCCCGATGACATCCTCATCGTTAATCTTTCGGGCCGAGGCGACAAGGACTTGGGCATCGTCTTCAAGGATCTCTAG
- the recD2 gene encoding SF1B family DNA helicase RecD2 — MAAEILEGQVERVTYAGEEDGYSVLRLRVRGRRDLVTVVGSFVSVTPGEVLRLHGFWRRHPKYGPQFRVDQYEILRPDTVQGICKYLGSGLIKGIGPEMAKRIVKVFGAATLEVIDQKPERLLEVEGIGPKRLSGIVKAWDDQKEIREVMIFLKTHGVSASHATRIFKQYGKDSLTVLQENPYRLAMDVSGIGFVTADKIARSLGFDRDSVRRAQAGLHYVLFKAADDGHVCLPRAQLLRDAEKLLETSVQVLEQGLQALAADGRVILEPLSDAVARAVADTEVVYLRGYHVAETQTAARLTTIGAWPKRFPSASLDKVLSAVTSQLPFPLAPLQMEAIRKALTEKVMVITGGPGTGKTTLVRAICAAYKRMGARVALAAPTGRAAKRLSETTGQEAATVHRLLEFSPAAGGFQRNEQKPLTADCLIVDEASMLDALLAHHLLKAVSSRTTVIFVGDVDQLPSVGAGNVLKDIIASEAFSVVRLTEIFRQAQKSLIVVNAHRIREGSFPIYGSTQGERLSDFYFIEKDDPEDVLRLVVELCSRRIPGRFHLDPVEDIQVLSPMHRGVVGAQHLNEVLQKALNPRGRAVERAGRIYRVGDKVMQLRNNYDKEVFNGDMGRIDAVDEENQEIRVRMDGRLVSYDFSELDEITHAYAVSVHKSQGSEYPAVVIPLVTQHYVMLQRNLLYTAVTRGRKLVVLLGSRKALAMAVRNDRLQKRYTLLAHRLAARTPPSVSV; from the coding sequence ATGGCGGCGGAGATTCTAGAAGGTCAAGTGGAACGCGTCACGTATGCCGGGGAAGAGGACGGCTACAGTGTGCTGCGCCTAAGGGTGCGCGGTCGCCGAGATCTGGTGACGGTGGTGGGCTCCTTTGTTTCGGTGACTCCGGGCGAAGTGCTCCGTCTTCACGGTTTCTGGAGGCGTCATCCCAAATACGGGCCACAGTTTCGAGTGGACCAGTACGAAATCCTGAGGCCCGATACCGTGCAAGGCATTTGCAAATATTTAGGTTCCGGGCTCATCAAGGGTATCGGCCCCGAGATGGCCAAGCGTATCGTCAAGGTTTTTGGCGCAGCGACGCTGGAAGTCATCGACCAGAAGCCAGAGCGGCTTCTTGAGGTTGAGGGCATCGGACCGAAGCGCCTGAGCGGCATCGTGAAAGCGTGGGATGATCAAAAAGAGATTCGCGAAGTCATGATCTTCTTGAAAACCCATGGAGTGAGCGCTTCCCATGCCACGCGCATCTTCAAGCAGTACGGAAAGGATTCCTTGACGGTGCTTCAAGAAAACCCGTATCGGCTGGCCATGGACGTCTCCGGCATCGGGTTTGTTACGGCTGACAAGATCGCTCGCAGCCTGGGATTCGACCGGGATTCGGTGCGGCGTGCCCAAGCGGGCCTGCATTACGTGCTGTTTAAAGCGGCTGACGACGGTCATGTGTGTCTACCTCGAGCGCAGCTTCTCAGGGATGCGGAGAAGCTTCTAGAAACTTCCGTTCAGGTTCTGGAACAAGGGCTGCAGGCTTTGGCGGCCGATGGCCGCGTGATTCTGGAACCTTTGTCCGATGCGGTGGCACGGGCTGTGGCGGACACGGAGGTCGTGTATCTTCGAGGCTACCATGTGGCGGAAACCCAAACGGCCGCTCGGCTGACCACAATCGGCGCATGGCCCAAACGATTTCCTTCGGCCAGCCTCGACAAGGTGCTCTCCGCCGTAACCTCCCAGCTGCCCTTTCCTCTGGCGCCGCTGCAGATGGAAGCCATTCGCAAGGCCTTGACAGAGAAGGTCATGGTCATCACCGGAGGTCCGGGCACGGGCAAGACCACGTTGGTTCGGGCCATTTGCGCCGCCTACAAGCGCATGGGAGCTCGCGTGGCCTTGGCCGCTCCCACGGGACGGGCGGCCAAGCGGTTGAGCGAAACCACGGGGCAGGAAGCGGCCACCGTTCATCGGCTTTTGGAATTCAGCCCGGCGGCCGGAGGATTTCAGCGCAACGAACAAAAACCGCTCACGGCCGATTGCCTCATTGTGGATGAAGCCTCCATGCTGGATGCTTTGCTGGCCCATCATCTGCTTAAGGCCGTGTCGTCCAGAACGACGGTCATCTTCGTTGGGGACGTGGATCAGTTGCCGTCCGTAGGTGCCGGCAACGTGCTCAAGGACATCATCGCCTCCGAGGCTTTTTCCGTGGTGCGTCTCACGGAAATCTTTCGGCAGGCGCAAAAAAGCCTCATCGTGGTGAACGCCCATCGCATTCGAGAAGGATCGTTTCCCATCTACGGAAGCACGCAGGGAGAAAGACTTTCGGATTTCTATTTCATTGAAAAAGACGATCCGGAAGACGTGCTGCGCCTTGTTGTGGAACTGTGCTCTCGGCGAATTCCAGGCCGATTTCACCTGGACCCCGTGGAGGATATCCAGGTCCTGAGCCCCATGCACCGAGGGGTTGTGGGAGCGCAGCATTTGAACGAAGTCCTGCAAAAGGCCTTGAATCCCAGAGGGCGCGCCGTGGAACGCGCCGGAAGAATCTACCGGGTGGGCGACAAGGTCATGCAGCTTCGGAACAACTACGACAAGGAAGTCTTTAACGGCGACATGGGCCGCATTGATGCCGTGGATGAAGAAAACCAGGAAATTCGCGTGCGCATGGACGGGCGGCTGGTGAGCTACGATTTCTCCGAACTGGATGAGATCACCCACGCCTATGCGGTGAGCGTCCATAAGTCACAGGGCAGTGAATACCCGGCGGTGGTGATCCCCTTGGTGACCCAGCACTACGTCATGCTCCAGCGTAACCTTCTTTACACCGCCGTCACCCGTGGCAGAAAGCTCGTGGTTCTGTTGGGATCCCGCAAGGCCTTGGCCATGGCCGTGCGCAACGACCGCCTGCAAAAGCGTTACACTCTGCTGGCCCATCGTCTCGCCGCACGCACTCCACCGTCCGTTTCGGTGTAA
- the aroF gene encoding 3-deoxy-7-phosphoheptulonate synthase, with product MLVVMHKRATAEDIAQVVRAIEARGYSARPIQGGERMAIGVLHNRGPVDPNWILSLAGVKEAIPVTRPYKLVSREFHAQDTVVPVGDVRIGNGSLVLIAGPCAVESEEQALTIARQVKRAGAHLFRGGAFKPRTSPYAFQGLGEKALKILDRVRQETGLPIVTEALDHTVYDLVEEVADVVQIGARNMQNFTLLRRAGQSSKPVLLKRGMAATLEEWLMAAEYILEGGNPHVILCERGIRTFTAHSRNTLDLSAVPVVRKESHLPILVDPSHACGRRDQVIPLSRAAVAVGANGLMVEVHHRPDEALSDGAQSLYPEQFQRLCEEIAPLAQLFARVPELERADLSPSLAAIS from the coding sequence ATGCTTGTTGTCATGCACAAGAGAGCCACTGCAGAAGACATCGCTCAGGTGGTGCGCGCCATTGAAGCGCGAGGCTACAGTGCCCGCCCCATTCAGGGTGGAGAACGCATGGCCATCGGGGTTTTGCACAATCGAGGCCCGGTGGATCCCAACTGGATCCTGAGTCTAGCCGGGGTCAAGGAAGCCATCCCGGTGACGCGTCCTTACAAGCTGGTGAGCCGAGAATTTCATGCGCAGGACACCGTTGTTCCCGTGGGCGATGTGCGCATCGGCAACGGCTCGTTGGTGCTCATCGCCGGTCCGTGTGCCGTGGAAAGCGAAGAGCAGGCCCTGACCATCGCTCGGCAGGTCAAGCGGGCCGGAGCGCACCTGTTTCGGGGCGGCGCTTTTAAGCCGCGCACGTCCCCGTATGCGTTTCAAGGGCTTGGAGAAAAAGCCCTGAAAATCCTCGATCGAGTGCGCCAAGAAACAGGGCTTCCCATTGTCACGGAAGCCCTGGACCACACGGTGTACGATTTAGTGGAAGAGGTCGCCGATGTGGTTCAGATCGGGGCGCGCAACATGCAAAACTTCACCCTCCTTCGCCGCGCCGGCCAGTCCTCCAAGCCGGTGCTCCTCAAACGCGGCATGGCCGCCACTCTGGAAGAATGGCTCATGGCCGCCGAATACATTCTGGAAGGCGGCAACCCTCACGTCATTCTGTGCGAACGCGGCATTCGCACTTTCACCGCTCACAGCCGCAACACCCTGGACCTTTCCGCCGTGCCCGTGGTGCGCAAGGAAAGCCATCTCCCTATCCTTGTGGATCCCAGCCATGCCTGCGGCCGCCGCGACCAAGTCATTCCTCTGAGCCGCGCCGCCGTGGCCGTGGGGGCGAACGGCCTCATGGTCGAAGTCCATCACCGACCGGACGAGGCCCTGAGCGATGGGGCCCAGTCCTTGTATCCCGAGCAGTTTCAAAGGCTATGCGAAGAAATTGCCCCATTGGCGCAGCTTTTTGCCCGAGTCCCGGAACTGGAGCGCGCCGATTTGTCGCCGAGCCTTGCCGCCATAAGCTGA
- the trpD gene encoding anthranilate phosphoribosyltransferase yields the protein MFVELMQRLTRRVDLTEEEMSVLMDQLMSGSLTDAQIGAFMAALATKGETFAELAGAARTMRRKAHRLHVPAATVVDTCGTGGDGAQTFNISTTAAFVVAGCGVTVAKHGNRSVSSRCGSADVLEALGVRLDVDPEVVEEIVGDIGIGFLFAPLYHGAMKYAATARKEVGIRSIFNMLGPLTNPAGANCQVLGVFAPELTEMFAQALELLGTRRAFVVHGHDGLDEISVCAPTRVTELRDGLLRTCDLEPERLLGRKADPEALRGGSPEENARILRSVLEGTPGPCRDVVVLNAAAALVAAGVGEDFRDGMHLAEKSIDSGTARDKLESLVRLTQQKAPS from the coding sequence GTGTTTGTTGAATTGATGCAACGCCTGACGCGACGCGTGGACCTGACGGAAGAGGAAATGAGCGTTCTCATGGACCAGCTTATGTCCGGATCGCTCACCGACGCCCAGATCGGCGCCTTTATGGCGGCTTTGGCCACCAAAGGGGAAACCTTTGCCGAACTGGCGGGGGCTGCTCGAACCATGCGCCGAAAAGCGCATCGGCTTCATGTGCCCGCTGCCACCGTAGTGGACACCTGTGGCACCGGCGGCGACGGAGCCCAGACCTTTAACATTTCCACCACAGCTGCCTTTGTGGTGGCGGGGTGCGGGGTCACGGTGGCCAAACACGGCAACCGTTCGGTTTCCAGCCGATGCGGCAGCGCCGACGTGCTTGAAGCACTGGGCGTGCGGCTGGATGTGGATCCGGAAGTGGTGGAAGAAATTGTCGGAGACATCGGTATCGGCTTTCTTTTTGCGCCGCTCTATCACGGGGCCATGAAGTATGCGGCCACCGCGCGCAAGGAAGTGGGGATTCGATCCATTTTCAATATGCTGGGGCCGCTGACCAACCCGGCCGGAGCCAACTGCCAGGTGCTGGGCGTTTTCGCCCCGGAACTGACGGAAATGTTCGCTCAAGCTCTAGAGCTTTTGGGCACCCGCCGAGCTTTTGTCGTTCATGGCCACGACGGCTTGGACGAAATCAGTGTCTGCGCTCCCACGCGCGTCACCGAACTGCGGGACGGTTTGCTGCGCACCTGCGACCTGGAGCCGGAACGCCTGCTGGGACGAAAAGCCGACCCGGAAGCACTCCGGGGCGGCTCTCCCGAAGAAAACGCTCGAATCCTGCGATCGGTGCTGGAAGGCACGCCCGGACCGTGTCGCGATGTGGTGGTGTTGAATGCGGCGGCGGCTCTGGTGGCGGCCGGTGTGGGGGAAGATTTTCGAGACGGCATGCACCTTGCCGAAAAGAGCATCGATTCCGGAACCGCCCGTGACAAGCTAGAAAGCCTTGTGCGCCTTACCCAACAAAAAGCGCCGTCATGA
- a CDS encoding anthranilate synthase component II — protein sequence MIVMIDNYDSFTYNLVQYLQVLGAEVRVVRNDAASVDEILSWNPQGIVISPGPGRPEDAGISVPLIRAAAQAIPILGVCLGHQAIAVAYGGRVGSAQHLMHGKTSMVQPDGRGIYRGIAGPFQAMRYHSLAVDRAALPECLEISAEADDGEVMGIRHKTYPCEGIQFHPESIMTPVGKRLLRNFLNGYGGNSRVC from the coding sequence ATGATCGTCATGATCGACAACTACGATTCCTTTACCTACAACCTGGTCCAATACCTTCAGGTGCTTGGAGCCGAGGTGCGGGTAGTGCGAAACGACGCAGCTTCCGTGGACGAGATTCTGTCGTGGAACCCCCAAGGCATCGTCATTTCTCCGGGACCGGGACGCCCCGAAGATGCGGGCATTTCGGTGCCGCTCATTCGCGCCGCCGCGCAGGCCATTCCCATTCTGGGCGTGTGCCTGGGACATCAGGCCATCGCCGTGGCCTATGGAGGCCGCGTGGGCTCGGCCCAGCACCTCATGCACGGCAAGACGTCCATGGTGCAGCCTGACGGGCGGGGCATTTACCGAGGCATTGCCGGCCCGTTTCAGGCCATGCGCTACCATTCCCTGGCCGTGGATCGCGCGGCCCTTCCGGAATGTTTGGAAATCAGTGCGGAAGCTGATGACGGCGAAGTCATGGGCATTCGCCACAAAACCTATCCGTGTGAAGGTATTCAGTTTCATCCTGAATCCATCATGACGCCCGTGGGAAAGCGGCTTCTTCGCAACTTTTTGAACGGGTATGGAGGAAACAGCCGTGTTTGTTGA
- a CDS encoding anthranilate synthase component I family protein, with protein sequence MKLRFFPTRNEFKDLFRRGNLVPVCCEILADTETPVSALAKIRQPGRPVFLLESVEGGERWGRYSFLGASASRHVRLFRHHVEILENGMRRAVPHGGDPLQVLRSLMAPYRPVSVPGLPRFWGGLVGWIAYETVSFFEKIANALPPEVPLGHFVMTDELLIFDNVRHTLTLLVPVARLEETEDPSQGYDGAVARLESLAKSLENPLVVPSIPLDLRGSEPPSPAAEKGFGPPLFGSGTEAFQSTVSRENFLAMVRTVKDLIRAGDVIQTVLSQPFVLQPAPDPWFLYRAQRYINPSPYMFFMELDDRILVGSSPETMVRLENGVATLRPIAGTRPRGATEQEDRRLADELLKDPKERAEHLMLVDLGRNDLGRVAETGTVQVTDLMVVERYSHVMHLVSNITCDLRRDCDAWDLLRATFPAGTLTGAPKIRAMEIIADLEPTPRGPYGGAVGYIAYTGNMDLAITIRTACLNDGTMTVQTGAGIVADSDPQREYEETVNKAKAMFKAVAVLRNAETFRH encoded by the coding sequence ATGAAGCTGAGATTCTTTCCGACCCGCAATGAATTCAAGGATTTGTTTCGCCGAGGCAACCTGGTCCCCGTGTGTTGCGAAATTCTGGCCGACACGGAAACCCCCGTCTCCGCCCTGGCCAAGATTCGCCAGCCCGGCCGCCCCGTGTTTCTTCTGGAAAGTGTGGAAGGTGGGGAACGCTGGGGCCGGTACAGCTTTCTGGGAGCGTCTGCCTCCCGGCACGTGCGTCTGTTTCGCCATCATGTGGAAATCCTGGAAAACGGCATGCGCCGCGCTGTGCCCCATGGTGGAGACCCTCTGCAGGTTCTTCGAAGCCTCATGGCACCGTATCGGCCCGTGTCCGTTCCCGGGCTTCCTCGATTCTGGGGCGGCCTTGTGGGGTGGATTGCCTACGAAACCGTGTCCTTTTTTGAAAAAATTGCCAACGCGCTGCCACCGGAAGTCCCGCTCGGCCATTTCGTCATGACCGATGAGCTTCTCATCTTTGACAATGTCCGGCACACGCTCACGCTGCTGGTTCCCGTGGCCCGGCTCGAGGAAACCGAGGACCCTTCTCAAGGCTACGACGGCGCCGTGGCGCGCCTGGAATCTCTCGCGAAATCCTTGGAAAACCCTTTGGTCGTTCCTTCCATTCCTCTGGACCTTCGAGGTTCCGAGCCGCCCTCGCCTGCCGCGGAAAAAGGCTTCGGGCCCCCGCTTTTCGGTTCCGGCACGGAGGCCTTTCAATCGACGGTATCCCGCGAGAATTTTCTAGCCATGGTGCGCACCGTCAAGGACCTTATTCGCGCGGGGGACGTTATCCAAACGGTCCTTTCCCAACCCTTTGTGCTGCAGCCCGCTCCCGACCCCTGGTTTCTCTACCGAGCGCAGCGCTACATCAACCCATCGCCGTACATGTTCTTTATGGAATTGGACGACCGCATTCTTGTGGGGTCATCCCCGGAAACCATGGTGCGTCTGGAAAACGGTGTGGCCACCCTTCGGCCCATTGCCGGGACGCGCCCTCGAGGTGCCACGGAACAGGAAGATCGGCGCCTGGCCGACGAACTGCTCAAAGACCCCAAGGAACGGGCGGAACACCTCATGCTGGTGGACCTTGGCCGCAATGACCTGGGCCGGGTAGCGGAAACCGGCACCGTGCAGGTGACCGACCTCATGGTGGTGGAACGCTATTCCCACGTCATGCACTTGGTGTCCAACATCACCTGCGACCTTCGGCGCGACTGTGATGCCTGGGACCTTCTGCGGGCCACCTTTCCGGCAGGAACGCTCACCGGGGCTCCAAAGATTCGAGCCATGGAAATCATTGCCGACCTGGAACCCACGCCTCGAGGCCCATACGGTGGCGCCGTGGGATACATCGCGTACACGGGCAACATGGATCTGGCCATCACCATTCGCACGGCGTGCCTGAACGACGGCACCATGACCGTGCAGACCGGCGCGGGCATCGTGGCCGATTCCGATCCGCAACGGGAATATGAGGAAACGGTGAACAAGGCGAAAGCCATGTTCAAGGCCGTGGCCGTGCTTCGAAACGCCGAAACATTTAGGCACTGA
- the trpA gene encoding tryptophan synthase subunit alpha — protein sequence MRRLQQVFQTLKDKNEGALVGFVTAGDPNPETSIGLLRAMTDAGVDILELGVPFSDPTADGPVIQRSSARALSHGMTLEKTLDMCRTLRQWSDIPVVIFSYYNPILAMGGARFYEHSVRCGADAVLVVDLPPEESKEFLDQWSGNHLDFIRLVAPTTPQDRMAAIASDASGFLYLVSMTGVTGSAGLNLQEVSATAARLKQVSSLPVCVGFGISQPEHVRAVCRTADGAVVGSAFERLIEENLTAPDLPERLGRYVQTLKAATRI from the coding sequence ATGCGTCGATTGCAACAGGTGTTTCAGACACTCAAAGACAAAAACGAAGGGGCTCTCGTGGGTTTTGTCACGGCAGGAGATCCGAATCCGGAGACGTCGATCGGCCTGCTTCGAGCCATGACCGATGCGGGCGTGGATATACTTGAGCTGGGCGTTCCCTTTTCCGACCCTACGGCCGACGGCCCTGTCATTCAACGTTCCTCGGCCCGCGCACTCTCGCACGGCATGACCCTTGAGAAAACCCTGGACATGTGCCGAACGCTGCGCCAGTGGAGCGACATTCCGGTGGTCATCTTCAGTTACTACAATCCCATCTTGGCCATGGGAGGGGCACGATTCTACGAGCACAGCGTGCGCTGCGGGGCCGACGCCGTGCTCGTGGTGGATTTGCCTCCGGAAGAATCCAAGGAATTCCTGGACCAATGGTCCGGAAACCACTTGGATTTCATTCGGCTCGTGGCGCCCACCACACCCCAGGATCGCATGGCCGCCATTGCCAGCGATGCATCCGGATTCCTGTATCTCGTCTCCATGACGGGGGTCACGGGAAGCGCCGGCTTGAATCTCCAGGAAGTTTCGGCCACGGCCGCCCGCCTCAAACAGGTGAGCTCCCTTCCGGTCTGTGTTGGCTTTGGCATCTCTCAGCCGGAACATGTGCGCGCCGTGTGCCGAACGGCCGACGGCGCCGTGGTGGGCAGTGCCTTTGAGCGGCTCATCGAAGAAAACCTGACGGCGCCGGATCTTCCCGAGCGCTTGGGCCGCTACGTTCAAACCCTTAAAGCCGCCACCCGCATCTGA